In Microvirga sp. 17 mud 1-3, the genomic window AGCCCGGCTTGCAGCGTCGATGCTGGCGGGTTGGGTTCAGATTGCGTCCTCCATGGTTGCGACGACCGCCAGGCAGTCGCCCATCTTGACGAGGCCGGGGAAGTGACGGGCGGCGAGCACACCGTCGAGTTTCGCCTGGTATTCGGCCGGAGCTTGTCCCGTGCGTCCAATAGGATGGACACGGGCGATGACATCGCCAGCCCGGATTGGGTCACCGAGGTCGACATAGGGCTCGAGGAGACCATCGTCCTGTGCGAAGACGAAGCAGTCGTCCGACGGCATGTCGAGCCAGCGAGTTCGACTGCGATCAGGCGCGCCCGAAACGATCCCTGCGTGTTTGAGGACGTTCATGACGCCACGCTTGGCAATCCCGGCGGTCTTCGCCGACGCCGTGCCGCCGCCCGACAACTCGGTGGTGACGAAGACCTTGCCCATCTCCTCGGCCGCTGTGTCGTACATGCCGACAGCGTCAATCTCGACCATTCTCATGGAGTAGGGAGCCGCAAAGGCCGCAACTGCTTCGAAGCAACGGCGCTCCTGCTCCTTGTCGGGCAACGCGTGGGCGGCCGCATAGGGGAGAAAATCGAGGGTCCGCCCGCCTGAATGGAAGTCTAGAACGATATCCGCCATTGGCAGCAGAATGCGCTGAAAATAATCCGCAATCTTCTCGGTGACCGTCCCGTCCGGGCGACCCGGGAAGCTGCGATTCATGTTCCCGCGATCGATCGGGGAGGTCCGGGTGCCCGCCCG contains:
- the doeB gene encoding N(2)-acetyl-L-2,4-diaminobutanoate deacetylase DoeB, coding for MKLVQRPSPIAANVSFEVDGVQHGHLRLPYSRDDSAWGSVMVPITVVKRGDGPTALLTGGNHGDEYEGPIALFDLARTLKAEDIQGRVIIVPAMNYPAFRAGTRTSPIDRGNMNRSFPGRPDGTVTEKIADYFQRILLPMADIVLDFHSGGRTLDFLPYAAAHALPDKEQERRCFEAVAAFAAPYSMRMVEIDAVGMYDTAAEEMGKVFVTTELSGGGTASAKTAGIAKRGVMNVLKHAGIVSGAPDRSRTRWLDMPSDDCFVFAQDDGLLEPYVDLGDPIRAGDVIARVHPIGRTGQAPAEYQAKLDGVLAARHFPGLVKMGDCLAVVATMEDAI